A genomic stretch from Sporocytophaga myxococcoides DSM 11118 includes:
- a CDS encoding alpha-ketoacid dehydrogenase subunit alpha/beta yields MNFNRKLYSDDILKSLYSGLLKPRLIEEKMLILLRQNEISKWFSGIGQEAIAVGSAMAMEKDEYILPLHRNLGIFTSREVPLFRLFSQFQGKLSGFTKGRDRSFHFGTKEHHIVGMISHLGPQLAVADGIALADLLENKNKATLVFSGDGGTSEGDFHEALNVAAVWNLPVIFMIENNGYGLSTPNNEQFRFKSFTDKGPAYGIDALQIDGNNILEVYDAVKKATSSIRNKPRPILIEALTFRMRGHEEASGTKYVPQELFEKWSQKDPVENYEKYLLEQNVLTYSDLQEIRKEIKKEIDDAWSQVAKAPSVSADTSVELGDVYAPFNQVVIKPSNEKKVKRRYVDAISDSIRESMEKYPKLVLMGQDVAEYGGVFKVTEGLVGKFGKKRIINTPLCESAILGAGLGLSINNYKAIIEMQFADFVTSGFNQIVNNFAKIHYRWGQNADVVVRMPTGAGTAAGPFHSQSNEAWFVHTPGLKVVFPSSPYDAKGLLNASIEDPNPVLFFEHKFLYRSVSEEIPESYYTEPIGKARMVTEGNDISIITYGLPVIWAKEIVANLGNYTADLIDLRTLLPWDKEMVENSVKKTGRAIIITEDTLTGSIASEIAAYIGEKCFQYLDAPVVRVGSLDTPVPFSPALEENFLPKKRMKEKIEELLLY; encoded by the coding sequence ATGAATTTCAACAGGAAATTATATTCCGACGATATACTGAAAAGCCTTTATTCAGGGCTTTTGAAACCTAGACTTATAGAAGAAAAAATGCTTATTCTGCTTAGACAGAACGAAATAAGCAAATGGTTTTCCGGAATTGGACAGGAAGCGATAGCTGTTGGCTCTGCAATGGCCATGGAAAAGGATGAATATATTCTTCCCCTACACCGAAACCTTGGAATTTTCACCTCAAGGGAAGTACCCTTGTTCAGACTATTTTCTCAATTCCAGGGAAAGCTTTCAGGTTTTACAAAAGGCAGGGACCGCTCATTTCACTTTGGCACAAAAGAGCATCACATTGTTGGGATGATTTCCCACCTTGGCCCTCAGCTCGCTGTGGCAGATGGTATTGCATTGGCAGATTTGCTTGAAAATAAAAATAAAGCTACCCTTGTATTTAGCGGAGACGGAGGAACCAGCGAGGGAGACTTTCATGAAGCTCTAAATGTGGCTGCAGTTTGGAATCTGCCTGTTATTTTCATGATAGAAAACAATGGCTATGGTTTATCTACTCCAAATAACGAGCAATTCCGATTCAAAAGCTTTACTGATAAAGGTCCTGCTTACGGCATCGATGCTTTGCAAATTGATGGTAATAACATTCTTGAAGTTTATGATGCTGTAAAAAAGGCAACGTCAAGCATCCGCAATAAACCTCGTCCGATCCTTATCGAAGCTCTTACTTTTAGAATGCGAGGACATGAGGAAGCTTCCGGAACGAAGTATGTACCTCAAGAACTTTTTGAAAAATGGTCACAAAAGGACCCTGTGGAGAATTATGAAAAATACCTGCTAGAACAGAATGTTCTCACCTATTCTGATTTACAGGAAATAAGAAAAGAAATTAAAAAAGAGATTGACGACGCCTGGTCTCAGGTAGCCAAAGCCCCTTCTGTAAGTGCAGACACTTCTGTGGAATTAGGTGACGTTTATGCTCCCTTTAACCAGGTTGTGATTAAGCCATCAAATGAAAAAAAGGTTAAAAGACGATATGTAGATGCAATTTCCGACAGCATCAGGGAAAGCATGGAAAAGTACCCAAAACTGGTGCTCATGGGACAAGATGTAGCAGAATATGGAGGAGTATTTAAAGTTACCGAAGGGCTTGTTGGAAAATTCGGCAAAAAAAGAATCATCAATACCCCCCTTTGCGAATCAGCAATTCTTGGTGCAGGATTGGGATTATCAATTAATAATTACAAAGCAATTATAGAAATGCAATTTGCCGACTTTGTGACAAGTGGTTTTAATCAGATAGTTAATAATTTTGCAAAAATTCATTACCGCTGGGGACAAAATGCTGATGTGGTGGTGAGAATGCCAACTGGAGCAGGTACGGCGGCGGGACCATTTCATTCACAGTCCAATGAAGCCTGGTTTGTTCATACACCCGGACTCAAAGTAGTTTTTCCTTCTTCACCTTATGATGCAAAAGGTCTTCTTAACGCATCAATTGAAGATCCGAATCCCGTTCTTTTCTTTGAGCACAAATTCCTTTATCGTTCTGTTTCAGAAGAGATTCCGGAAAGCTATTATACAGAGCCTATTGGTAAAGCCCGAATGGTAACTGAGGGTAATGATATATCTATAATTACGTATGGCCTTCCGGTAATCTGGGCTAAAGAAATTGTTGCAAATCTTGGAAATTACACTGCAGACCTTATTGATTTAAGAACTTTATTGCCCTGGGACAAGGAAATGGTAGAAAACAGCGTTAAGAAAACCGGAAGGGCAATTATTATTACAGAAGATACGCTTACAGGAAGTATAGCTTCAGAAATTGCAGCTTATATTGGGGAAAAATGTTTCCAATACCTGGATGCTCCGGTGGTAAGGGTCGGTAGTCTGGATACACCTGTTCCATTTTCTCCGGCTTTGGAAGAAAACTTTCTGCCTAAAAAACGTATGAAAGAGAAGATAGAAGAGCTACTTCTTTACTAA
- a CDS encoding M16 family metallopeptidase, protein MIEYKSFVLENGLKVFVHEDPSSPQAVINILYNVGSRDESEEKTGFAHLFEHLMFGGSVNIPSYDGPLERAGGENNAFTSTDITNYYITIPSVNIETAFWLESDRMLSLSFEQKTLDVQKSVVIEEFKQRYLNQPYGDVWLKLRPLVYKEHPYKWATIGKEISHIESAEMQDVKDFFYKFYIPNNAILVIAGDITFDHAKTLTEKWFGPIPAGKPYLRNLPAEPIQKKERREEVIADVPLDALYKVYHMPGRKDPEYYSYDLLSDILGRGKSSRLYDKLVKGKEIFSSISAHVSGTADPGLIIIEGKLNGNYTLEAAEAEVQKIIDELVAGNITDDEVTKVKNQSEASVLFGEVELLNRSMNLAFAAFLGDPEIVNKESEMIQNVTKESIIAAAKRTFKPENSSTLYYRAKSKVNEN, encoded by the coding sequence ATGATAGAATATAAGAGTTTTGTGTTGGAAAATGGATTGAAGGTTTTTGTGCATGAAGATCCATCCAGCCCCCAAGCGGTAATTAATATTTTGTATAATGTAGGCTCCAGGGATGAGTCGGAAGAAAAAACTGGATTTGCACATTTGTTCGAACACTTGATGTTCGGAGGGTCAGTAAATATTCCTTCCTATGATGGACCATTGGAAAGGGCGGGGGGAGAAAATAATGCTTTTACCTCAACAGATATTACAAATTATTATATCACAATCCCATCTGTAAATATTGAAACAGCTTTCTGGCTGGAGTCCGACAGGATGCTTTCTCTTTCTTTTGAACAAAAGACACTGGATGTTCAGAAAAGTGTGGTGATTGAGGAATTTAAGCAAAGATACTTAAACCAGCCTTATGGAGATGTTTGGCTGAAGTTAAGACCACTTGTCTACAAGGAACATCCTTATAAATGGGCTACTATTGGGAAAGAAATCAGTCATATCGAAAGTGCGGAGATGCAGGATGTGAAAGATTTTTTTTATAAGTTTTACATTCCTAATAATGCCATTCTTGTTATTGCTGGTGATATTACTTTTGATCACGCAAAAACATTAACTGAAAAATGGTTCGGACCTATACCTGCAGGAAAGCCTTATTTGAGAAATTTGCCGGCTGAGCCTATTCAAAAAAAAGAAAGAAGGGAGGAAGTTATTGCTGATGTGCCTCTGGATGCTCTTTATAAAGTATATCACATGCCGGGGAGAAAAGATCCCGAATATTATTCTTATGATCTTCTCAGTGATATTCTTGGTAGAGGAAAGTCTTCAAGGCTTTACGATAAACTTGTGAAAGGAAAAGAAATATTTAGCTCTATATCTGCTCATGTATCGGGAACAGCAGATCCGGGGTTAATTATTATTGAGGGAAAGCTTAACGGCAATTATACATTGGAAGCTGCAGAAGCTGAAGTACAGAAAATAATAGATGAGCTGGTGGCTGGCAATATTACAGATGATGAGGTAACAAAGGTGAAAAATCAGTCGGAAGCATCAGTGTTATTTGGAGAAGTTGAATTGCTAAATCGTTCAATGAATCTTGCGTTTGCTGCATTTTTAGGAGACCCGGAAATAGTAAACAAAGAATCTGAAATGATTCAGAATGTTACAAAAGAGTCAATTATAGCAGCTGCTAAAAGAACATTCAAACCTGAAAATAGCAGCACTCTTTATTACAGAGCAAAATCAAAAGTAAATGAAAATTAA
- the ispF gene encoding 2-C-methyl-D-erythritol 2,4-cyclodiphosphate synthase encodes MKIKVGFGYDVHQLTEGRDLWLGGVKIDAKLGLLGHSDADVLIHAICDAILGAANMRDIGFHFPNTDPRWKGADSKILLKEVCRLIREKGWEISNIDASLAMEKPKINPHIPKMQEILSETMNIPEEDISIKATTNEKLGYIGREEGANAFAVALIFKS; translated from the coding sequence ATGAAAATTAAAGTTGGGTTTGGGTATGATGTACACCAACTTACCGAAGGACGCGACCTTTGGCTAGGTGGTGTAAAGATAGATGCGAAGTTAGGTTTGCTTGGTCACAGTGACGCAGATGTGTTGATTCATGCAATTTGCGATGCTATCCTTGGCGCAGCCAATATGAGAGATATTGGTTTTCATTTCCCCAATACCGATCCTCGATGGAAGGGGGCAGATAGTAAAATTCTTCTAAAGGAAGTGTGCAGACTGATAAGAGAAAAAGGTTGGGAAATAAGCAATATAGACGCTAGTCTTGCAATGGAAAAGCCTAAGATTAATCCTCATATTCCTAAAATGCAGGAAATCCTGTCAGAAACAATGAATATCCCGGAAGAGGATATTTCAATCAAAGCAACTACGAATGAAAAGCTTGGCTATATTGGCAGAGAAGAAGGAGCTAATGCTTTTGCAGTAGCCCTTATTTTTAAAAGCTGA
- a CDS encoding S8 family peptidase, whose product MFSNLLRKGKKLIPYSFALTLLFSACKKEKEVEPTTQTPSSPTTPPSSGNKDECLTASALDNGQVIPGQYIVKYAETGEKLGTRAFHKVLRSNKIAPEKILRTFDGNLKGVAIKLESSEVEKLKKDPNIEYLEQDKIVSISDCPARVEYQAPGWGAKRVGHAEGSGKYVWIIDTGVDLSHPDLVVDAYKSKSFIAGTTVNDDHGHGTHVAGIIAAKDNGFGVVGVASGATVIALKSMDAQGKGSISNIIAAVQHIEQNGKAGDVVNMSLGGGFSPSLDKEVLNAANKGFVFSIAAGNSAIKADSSSPARVDHPNIYTVSAMDSTDTFASFSNYGKTVDYCAPGVKILSTYKNGGYATISGTSMAAPHMAGILVMRGKNFKKDGSVKKDPDGSADPIPHL is encoded by the coding sequence ATGTTTTCAAATCTTTTAAGAAAAGGAAAAAAACTCATCCCCTATTCATTTGCATTGACACTGCTATTTTCTGCTTGTAAAAAAGAGAAAGAAGTGGAGCCTACAACGCAAACACCTTCTTCACCCACTACGCCTCCATCAAGCGGAAACAAGGACGAATGTCTTACTGCATCCGCATTGGACAATGGACAAGTCATTCCAGGCCAGTATATTGTAAAATATGCTGAAACAGGTGAAAAACTGGGTACGAGAGCTTTTCACAAAGTACTAAGATCAAACAAAATTGCTCCCGAAAAGATACTTCGTACTTTTGATGGCAATCTTAAAGGTGTTGCCATAAAGCTTGAATCCAGTGAAGTAGAAAAATTAAAAAAGGATCCCAATATAGAATACCTTGAACAAGATAAAATTGTATCTATCAGCGATTGTCCTGCCCGCGTTGAATATCAGGCCCCAGGCTGGGGAGCAAAGAGGGTTGGTCATGCCGAAGGATCCGGAAAATATGTGTGGATTATAGATACAGGAGTTGATCTTAGCCATCCCGATCTTGTGGTGGATGCATATAAATCAAAATCGTTCATCGCCGGCACAACTGTTAATGACGACCATGGTCATGGCACGCACGTTGCGGGTATCATCGCAGCTAAAGACAATGGATTTGGAGTTGTCGGAGTTGCTTCAGGAGCTACTGTAATTGCTCTGAAATCTATGGATGCTCAGGGTAAAGGAAGTATTTCAAATATTATCGCAGCTGTACAGCATATTGAACAGAATGGAAAAGCAGGAGATGTGGTAAATATGAGCTTAGGTGGAGGATTTTCTCCTTCTCTGGACAAAGAAGTACTTAATGCTGCTAATAAAGGCTTTGTTTTTTCAATAGCGGCAGGAAATTCAGCCATTAAAGCAGACAGTTCTTCTCCTGCCAGAGTTGACCATCCAAATATCTACACTGTTTCGGCAATGGATTCTACGGACACTTTTGCATCATTCTCTAACTATGGAAAAACTGTAGACTATTGTGCTCCGGGGGTAAAAATTCTCTCTACATACAAGAATGGAGGTTATGCAACGATAAGTGGTACTTCTATGGCGGCTCCACATATGGCAGGAATACTTGTTATGCGAGGAAAGAACTTTAAGAAAGATGGTTCTGTAAAAAAAGACCCTGACGGATCAGCAGATCCGATACCACATTTATAA
- the cysN gene encoding sulfate adenylyltransferase subunit CysN: MTETQTKNSYLEMDLLRFTTAGSVDDGKSTLIGRLLYDSKSIFEDQLEAIERTSEQRGDGYVNLALLTDGLRAEREQGITIDVAYRYFATPKRKFIIADTPGHIQYTRNMVTGASTANLAIVLVDARHGVVEQTCRHAFIASLLQIKHIIICVNKMDLVDYKEEVFEKIKQQFSDFSSKLSVPDIRYIPISALHGDNVVDESENMPWYKGGTLLYTLENVNINTDLNYVDSRFPVQWVIRPLSEEYHDFRGYAGRVEGGVFKPGDEVIALPSGFTSKIKSIETIDGKLEEAFPPMSVTITLENDIDISRGDMIVKPNNQPSASQDVELMICWLNDKKLNPASKYIIRHTSREAKCVVKDVRYKVNINTLHKIEDDKTIGLNDIGRILIRTTNPLFFDSYKKNRSTGSVILVDEFTNETVGAGMII; encoded by the coding sequence ATGACTGAAACACAAACTAAAAATAGCTATCTTGAAATGGACCTTCTAAGGTTCACCACAGCGGGAAGTGTAGACGATGGAAAAAGTACCCTGATTGGAAGATTACTTTACGATTCTAAATCTATCTTTGAAGATCAGCTGGAAGCCATTGAAAGAACCAGTGAGCAGAGAGGTGACGGATATGTTAATCTTGCGCTACTTACAGACGGACTCAGAGCTGAAAGAGAACAAGGTATTACCATAGATGTGGCATACAGATATTTTGCCACTCCTAAAAGAAAATTCATTATTGCTGATACTCCGGGTCATATTCAGTATACAAGAAACATGGTAACAGGAGCTTCTACAGCAAACCTTGCTATCGTGCTTGTAGATGCAAGACATGGTGTTGTGGAACAAACCTGCAGACATGCTTTTATTGCATCTTTGCTTCAGATAAAGCACATTATCATCTGCGTTAACAAGATGGACCTTGTTGACTATAAAGAAGAAGTTTTCGAAAAAATCAAACAACAGTTCTCTGACTTCTCTTCAAAATTATCTGTTCCAGATATACGCTACATCCCAATTTCTGCTTTGCATGGAGATAATGTAGTGGATGAGTCTGAAAACATGCCTTGGTATAAAGGAGGAACTCTTCTTTATACATTGGAAAATGTAAACATCAATACAGATCTTAACTATGTTGATTCAAGATTCCCTGTGCAGTGGGTTATCCGTCCATTAAGCGAAGAATACCATGACTTCAGAGGTTACGCAGGAAGAGTTGAAGGTGGGGTTTTCAAACCGGGAGATGAAGTGATTGCACTCCCTTCAGGATTTACTTCAAAAATTAAATCTATTGAAACCATTGACGGAAAGCTTGAAGAAGCATTCCCTCCGATGTCAGTAACAATAACACTTGAAAATGACATTGATATCAGCCGTGGAGATATGATTGTGAAGCCAAACAATCAGCCAAGTGCTAGTCAGGATGTTGAATTGATGATCTGCTGGTTGAATGACAAAAAATTAAACCCTGCATCGAAATATATCATCAGACATACTTCAAGAGAAGCTAAATGTGTTGTGAAAGATGTTCGTTACAAAGTTAACATCAATACCCTGCACAAAATTGAAGATGATAAAACAATTGGACTTAATGATATTGGAAGAATTCTTATAAGAACTACCAATCCTTTATTCTTCGATAGCTATAAGAAAAACAGATCTACTGGAAGCGTAATACTAGTAGACGAGTTTACCAATGAAACAGTTGGTGCCGGAATGATTATCTAA
- the cysD gene encoding sulfate adenylyltransferase subunit CysD: MISYNLSHLKQLEAEAIFIMREVAAQFERPALLFSGGKDSIVMVRLAQKAFWPAKLPFPLMHIDTGHNFQEALDFRDDLVKKVGARLIVRNVQDSINQGRAVEEKGPNPSRNGLQTITLLDAIEEFKFDACFGGARRDEEKARAKERFFSHRDEFGQWDPKNQRPELWNLFNGKKSPGEHFRIFPLSNWTEMDVWQYIAMEKLEIPTIYFSHKRTIVDRNGMLLAKSDYITLLKDEHYEERTIRFRTVGDMTCTGAVESDASTLDEIIQEVAAARQTERGTRADDKRSEAAMEDRKKQGYF; this comes from the coding sequence ATGATTTCCTACAATTTAAGTCACCTGAAACAGCTTGAGGCGGAAGCGATATTCATCATGAGAGAAGTGGCCGCACAGTTCGAGAGACCAGCATTACTTTTTTCGGGAGGAAAAGACTCAATTGTGATGGTAAGGCTTGCACAGAAAGCATTCTGGCCTGCAAAACTACCATTCCCGTTGATGCACATTGATACAGGGCACAACTTTCAGGAAGCTCTGGACTTCAGAGATGATCTTGTGAAAAAAGTTGGAGCAAGACTAATTGTCAGAAATGTACAGGATTCAATAAATCAGGGCAGGGCCGTTGAGGAAAAAGGACCAAATCCAAGCAGAAACGGTCTTCAGACTATTACACTTCTTGATGCTATTGAAGAATTTAAGTTTGATGCCTGCTTCGGTGGAGCAAGAAGAGATGAAGAAAAAGCAAGAGCTAAAGAGCGTTTTTTCTCTCACAGAGACGAATTTGGTCAGTGGGATCCAAAAAATCAAAGACCGGAACTTTGGAATTTATTCAATGGCAAAAAGAGCCCAGGAGAGCACTTCAGAATATTCCCTTTGAGTAACTGGACTGAAATGGATGTATGGCAATATATTGCCATGGAAAAGCTTGAAATTCCAACTATTTATTTCTCTCATAAAAGAACCATTGTTGACAGAAACGGAATGCTTTTAGCAAAATCTGACTATATCACTCTTTTAAAGGATGAGCACTATGAAGAGAGAACTATCAGATTCAGAACTGTTGGTGATATGACTTGTACAGGAGCTGTTGAATCAGATGCGTCTACCCTTGATGAAATCATCCAGGAAGTTGCAGCCGCGCGTCAGACAGAGCGTGGCACCAGAGCTGATGACAAAAGATCTGAAGCTGCAATGGAAGACAGAAAGAAACAAGGATATTTTTAA
- the cysC gene encoding adenylyl-sulfate kinase, which translates to MENIHPIFDRILKREDKETILHQKSVVIWMVGLSGSGKSTLAKAIEQELHKNGFLTQLLDGDNLRTGINNNLGFSEAERIENIRRAAEVSKLFLNCGVITICSLISPTEEIRNMAKNIIGAEDYFELYVNCPFEICEQRDVKGLYRKARNGELKNFTGLDSPFEEPQNPSLEVRTDLKPLDMCKEEILTAVYKKIKIN; encoded by the coding sequence TTGGAAAATATTCATCCTATATTCGATCGAATTCTTAAAAGAGAAGATAAGGAAACGATTTTACACCAAAAATCTGTTGTGATCTGGATGGTGGGTCTTTCTGGTTCCGGAAAAAGCACTTTGGCGAAAGCCATTGAGCAAGAACTACATAAAAACGGATTCCTGACACAGCTGCTGGATGGCGATAATTTAAGGACAGGTATAAATAACAATCTTGGTTTTTCTGAAGCTGAGAGGATAGAAAATATCCGAAGAGCAGCAGAGGTATCAAAATTATTTCTTAATTGCGGGGTTATAACTATCTGTTCATTAATAAGTCCAACAGAAGAAATCCGTAATATGGCCAAAAATATTATCGGCGCTGAGGATTATTTCGAACTTTATGTGAATTGTCCATTCGAGATATGCGAGCAAAGAGATGTAAAGGGCTTGTATCGCAAAGCCAGAAATGGAGAATTAAAGAATTTCACTGGATTAGATTCACCTTTTGAAGAGCCACAGAATCCTAGTCTGGAAGTAAGGACAGATCTTAAACCTTTGGATATGTGCAAAGAAGAGATCTTAACTGCAGTTTACAAAAAGATAAAAATAAATTAA
- the cysQ gene encoding 3'(2'),5'-bisphosphate nucleotidase CysQ: MQLPEINFDKVQEIALGAGKLIMEVYSLPDFTDLIDTKADNSPLTLADKKSNDFIVAGLKSLTPQIPIISEEEKEVPFDVRKNWSVFWLVDPLDGTKEFIKRNGEFTVNIGLIANGYPVAGVIYAPVLDELYFGQIGKGSFKRSKGKTFPIKVSDRKTDLIGVGSRSHAAKEEEDFFSRFNVADRISKGSSLKFCLLAEGSADLYYRHGPTMEWDTGAGQAIVEASGGVVVNLGKKRFEYNKESLLNSSFICASDEVFLS, translated from the coding sequence ATGCAACTGCCTGAAATTAATTTTGATAAAGTTCAAGAAATAGCCCTGGGGGCAGGCAAACTCATCATGGAAGTCTATAGTCTGCCCGACTTTACCGACCTCATTGATACAAAAGCCGATAACTCTCCATTAACGCTTGCAGACAAAAAGTCTAATGATTTCATAGTTGCTGGCTTAAAGAGCCTTACGCCGCAAATTCCCATCATTTCTGAAGAAGAAAAAGAGGTTCCGTTTGATGTAAGAAAAAATTGGTCAGTATTCTGGCTGGTAGATCCTCTGGATGGAACCAAAGAATTTATTAAAAGGAACGGTGAATTCACTGTGAACATAGGCCTGATTGCTAATGGTTACCCTGTTGCTGGTGTTATTTATGCTCCTGTTCTGGATGAATTGTATTTTGGGCAAATTGGAAAAGGAAGTTTTAAACGCAGTAAGGGGAAAACTTTTCCCATTAAAGTAAGCGACAGGAAAACGGATCTTATCGGTGTTGGAAGCCGCTCACATGCTGCAAAAGAGGAAGAAGATTTTTTCTCAAGATTTAATGTCGCAGATAGAATTTCAAAAGGAAGTTCTTTAAAATTCTGTCTTCTTGCTGAAGGTAGCGCTGATCTTTATTATCGCCATGGCCCGACTATGGAGTGGGATACTGGCGCAGGCCAGGCTATTGTGGAAGCAAGTGGTGGGGTTGTAGTAAATCTGGGCAAAAAAAGATTTGAATACAACAAAGAGTCCTTGCTTAATAGTAGTTTTATATGTGCTTCTGACGAAGTGTTTCTTAGCTGA
- a CDS encoding glycosyltransferase family 2 protein: MISSEISYSVVVPVFNSSHSLVELRDRIDAVFKNELMETYELIFIDDGSENELTWPFLNGLSKKYKEVTSIRLMRNFGKQGALLCGFTNAKGRYIITIDDDLQHFPEDIPSLAALNTHDVVIGRFDKKEHSISKKIFSRINNWFEAKLLGKPEHIRNSPFKLIKAEVVKAFLQIKTPNPSVSALLFYVTKDVKNVNVRHAKRPYDKSGFTLKKMFATFANMLFNNSSFLLKLIAYVGVSISFFSFLLALIYFVKKLTVGIPVPGYASLVTVTLFIGGLMLFSIGIVGEYLIRIINGVELKPAYVVREKSGE, from the coding sequence ATGATTTCCTCTGAAATTAGTTATTCTGTTGTTGTTCCTGTATTTAACAGTTCTCACTCTCTTGTGGAGCTGAGAGACAGAATTGATGCTGTTTTTAAAAATGAATTGATGGAAACATATGAACTTATTTTTATTGATGATGGCTCTGAAAATGAACTGACATGGCCGTTTCTTAATGGCCTATCAAAAAAATATAAAGAAGTTACAAGCATCAGGCTGATGAGGAACTTCGGCAAACAGGGAGCTTTGCTTTGTGGTTTCACTAATGCTAAGGGGCGTTATATTATCACGATAGATGACGATTTACAACATTTTCCGGAAGATATTCCTTCTCTTGCTGCACTAAATACTCATGATGTGGTTATTGGTAGGTTTGATAAAAAGGAACACAGCATAAGTAAAAAGATTTTTAGCAGAATTAATAACTGGTTTGAGGCTAAGCTGTTGGGCAAACCTGAACATATCAGAAATAGTCCGTTCAAGCTTATAAAAGCTGAAGTTGTTAAAGCTTTTTTACAAATTAAAACTCCAAATCCATCTGTAAGTGCATTGCTATTTTATGTTACCAAAGATGTAAAGAATGTAAATGTCCGACATGCAAAAAGGCCTTATGACAAATCAGGTTTTACTCTGAAGAAAATGTTTGCAACTTTTGCCAATATGCTTTTTAATAACAGCAGCTTTTTGTTAAAACTTATTGCTTACGTCGGGGTCTCCATTTCATTTTTCAGTTTCCTACTTGCTCTGATTTATTTCGTGAAAAAACTTACAGTAGGCATACCTGTTCCGGGATATGCATCTTTAGTAACTGTAACTTTATTTATCGGGGGGCTTATGCTTTTTTCCATAGGCATAGTTGGCGAATATCTGATCAGGATCATTAATGGAGTGGAATTAAAGCCTGCTTATGTTGTAAGGGAAAAATCGGGAGAATGA
- a CDS encoding WbqC family protein, which translates to MKKTVVILQSNYIPWKGYFDLINSADEFIFYDDVQYTTGDWRNRNKIKTDEGAKWLTIPVGDNIKRTIKEVRFINKDWKRKHFQTLEKYYSKAPFYESSLPLINKLYFNEIETLSEFNQSAIKEISNWLGLTTKFNDSSIYAPKGDKIGRLIDILVKTEATEFLCGPAVKNYLKQESIQEKGIALRYFDYSGYKVYHQLFPPFIHEVSILDLIFNEGEHSIEFLKSYSS; encoded by the coding sequence ATGAAAAAGACTGTGGTCATACTTCAGTCAAATTATATTCCCTGGAAAGGATATTTTGATTTAATCAATAGTGCTGACGAATTTATTTTTTATGATGACGTTCAATATACTACTGGAGACTGGAGAAACAGAAATAAAATAAAAACAGATGAAGGTGCAAAATGGCTAACCATTCCTGTTGGTGATAATATTAAGCGAACTATAAAGGAAGTAAGGTTTATAAATAAAGATTGGAAAAGAAAGCACTTTCAGACACTTGAAAAGTATTATTCCAAAGCCCCTTTCTATGAAAGTTCCTTACCTTTAATTAATAAATTGTATTTCAACGAAATTGAGACATTATCAGAATTTAATCAGTCTGCGATAAAAGAAATTTCTAATTGGTTAGGATTAACAACCAAATTTAATGATTCTTCCATCTATGCCCCGAAGGGGGATAAAATAGGTCGTTTAATAGATATTCTTGTAAAGACAGAGGCTACAGAGTTTTTGTGTGGGCCAGCAGTAAAGAATTATTTAAAGCAAGAATCAATTCAGGAAAAAGGGATAGCATTGAGATATTTTGATTATTCTGGTTATAAAGTATACCATCAGCTCTTTCCTCCTTTCATCCACGAAGTAAGCATTCTGGACCTCATATTTAATGAAGGGGAGCACTCGATCGAATTCCTAAAAAGTTATAGCAGTTGA